One window of Deltaproteobacteria bacterium genomic DNA carries:
- a CDS encoding metallophosphoesterase, translating to MTETGMPVDYLVVSDLHLRGGWSNPTPGLYHFDEEFADFLRYYRLHRAADRRWLLIIGGDLIEFLYITDRPDPATPMLRGATFLDSEFRYGAGTEAQKSRWKLDTILRSSHPQLLLALARFVAEGNAIVVLRGNHDIEMFWPEVQEHFRRLIAEHHPEDVSYMTMKEAVVARVRFGEWFWYVPDVLYVEHGSQYDPFCCSQYVLNPLVPQCSTRLQMSISELAIRYFTNQMKTINASAAENIKSVSEYIGWVIRGNLSLLPSTLRLYAGMVLRILAKSGRPNRAAEQAVRAVHEQRVATADERFGLPAGTVATLDALRAAPVMRDALATARFLALDLIAGAVLIAALAVFVLIWYPARVGSLVLAGAAALIGLIAYWGALRFRRVTEAAQLLRTAGRIAAILAVPFVVFGHSHEAGKWPLPGGRTYLNVGTWVPEGGEAHFVHLTVSGDSAGRLARLWRWNRSEQKPEPFGGDP from the coding sequence ATGACAGAGACAGGGATGCCGGTCGATTATCTCGTCGTCAGCGATCTGCATCTGCGCGGGGGCTGGAGCAACCCGACGCCGGGCTTGTACCACTTCGACGAGGAATTCGCCGATTTCCTGCGCTACTATCGCCTCCATCGCGCCGCAGATCGACGCTGGCTGCTCATCATCGGTGGCGACCTGATAGAGTTCCTCTACATTACGGACCGGCCCGATCCGGCCACGCCGATGCTGCGCGGTGCGACGTTTCTCGACAGCGAGTTCCGCTACGGCGCCGGCACCGAGGCGCAGAAGTCGCGCTGGAAACTCGACACGATCCTGCGCAGCTCGCATCCGCAGCTGCTGTTGGCGCTGGCGCGCTTCGTCGCCGAAGGCAACGCGATCGTGGTGCTGCGAGGGAACCACGACATCGAGATGTTCTGGCCCGAAGTGCAGGAACACTTCCGGCGCTTGATCGCCGAGCATCATCCCGAGGACGTCAGTTACATGACGATGAAGGAAGCGGTGGTGGCTCGGGTCCGGTTTGGCGAATGGTTCTGGTACGTCCCCGACGTGCTCTATGTCGAGCACGGCTCCCAGTACGACCCGTTCTGCTGTTCTCAATACGTCCTCAATCCCCTGGTACCGCAGTGTTCGACGCGCCTGCAAATGTCCATCTCGGAGCTGGCAATCCGTTACTTCACCAACCAGATGAAGACCATCAACGCGTCGGCGGCGGAGAACATCAAGTCCGTCAGCGAGTACATCGGCTGGGTGATCCGGGGCAATCTCTCGCTGCTGCCGAGCACGCTACGCCTGTACGCCGGCATGGTGCTGCGCATTCTGGCCAAGAGCGGACGCCCGAATCGCGCAGCCGAGCAGGCGGTGCGCGCCGTCCATGAACAACGCGTGGCCACCGCCGACGAGCGCTTCGGGCTCCCGGCGGGCACGGTGGCGACGCTCGACGCATTGCGGGCCGCCCCGGTGATGCGTGATGCCCTCGCCACCGCCCGCTTCCTCGCGCTCGACTTGATCGCCGGCGCGGTGCTGATCGCCGCTCTGGCCGTGTTCGTTCTGATCTGGTACCCGGCTCGGGTCGGCTCGCTGGTGCTCGCTGGTGCCGCGGCCTTGATCGGGCTGATCGCCTATTGGGGCGCCCTCCGCTTTCGGCGGGTTACCGAGGCGGCGCAGCTACTGCGCACGGCTGGGCGGATCGCCGCCATCCTGGCCGTACCGTTTGTCGTCTTCGGCCACTCCCACGAAGCGGGGAAATGGCCATTGCCCGGCGGCCGCACTTACCTCAACGTCGGCACATGGGTGCCCGAGGGCGGAGAGGCGCACTTCGTCCACTTGACGGTCAGTGGCGACAGCGCCGGGCGGCTGGCGCGCCTTTGGCGCTGGAACCGGAGCGAGCAAAAACCGGAGCCGTTCGGAGGCGATCCGTGA